The following coding sequences are from one Triticum aestivum cultivar Chinese Spring chromosome 5A, IWGSC CS RefSeq v2.1, whole genome shotgun sequence window:
- the LOC123105713 gene encoding nucleobase-ascorbate transporter 6, translating to MAAPPPKQEELQPHAVRDQLPAVSYCLTSPPPWPEAILLGFQHYLVMLGTTVIIPTALVPQMGGGNEEKARVVQTLLFVAGINTLLQSFLGTRLPAVIGGSYTFVAPTISIVLAARYSGIADPHEKFLRTMRGTQGALIVASTLQIIMGFSGLWRIVVRLLSPLSAAPLVALVGFGLYELGFPSVAKCIEIGLPEIILLVALSQYVPHLVPLLGTAFERFAVIMSVAIVWLYAFFLTVGGAYKNAAPKTQFHCRTDRSGLVGGAPWITVPYPFQWGAPTFDAGECFAMMAAAFVALVESTGAFIAVSRYASATPCPPSVMSRGIGWQGVGILLAGLFGTANGCSVSVENAGLLGLTRVGSRRVVQISAGFMLFFSILGKFGAVFASIPGPIIAAIYCLLFAYVGMAGVGFLQFCNLNSFRTKFILGFSLFMGISVPQYFNEYTSVAGFGPVHTHARWFNDMINVVFSSKAFVGGATALLLDSTLHRHDSTARKDRGHHFWDRFRSFKTDPRSEEFYSLPFNLNKFFPSF from the exons AtggccgcgccgccgcccaagCAGGAGGAGCTGCAGCCGCACGCCGTCCGGGACCAGCTGCCGGCCGTCTCCTACTGCCTTACCAGCCCGCCCCCATGGC CGGAGGCCATCCTGCTGGGCTTCCAGCACTACCTCGTCATGCTCGGCACCACCGTCATCATCCCCACCGCGCTCGTCCCGCAGATGGGCGGCGGCAAC GAGGAGAAGGCGCGGGTGGTGCAGACGCTGCTCTTCGTCGCCGGGATCAACACGCTGCTGCAGAGCTTCCTTGGCACGCGCCTCCCCGCCGTCATCGGGGGCTCCTACACCTTCGTCGCGCCCACCATCTCCATCGTCCTCGCCGCCCGCTACAGCGGCATCGCCGACCCGCACGAGAAGTTCCTCCGCACCATGCGCGGCACGCAGGGCGCGCTCATCGTCGCCTCCACGCTCCAGATCATCATGGGCTTCAGCGGCCTCTGGCGCATTGTCGTCAG GCTGCTGAGCCCGCTGTCGGCGGCGCCCCTCGTCGCGCTCGTCGGGTTCGGCCTCTACGAGCTTGGATTCCCAAGT GTTGCGAAATGCATCGAGATCGGTCTTCCAGAGATCATACTGCTGGTGGCTCTTTCCCAG TACGTACCTCATCTGGTGCCTTTGCTGGGGACTGCATTCGAGCGGTTCGCCGTCATAATGTCGGTGGCCATCGTGTGGCtttacgccttcttcctcaccGTCGGTGGGGCGTACAAGAATGCTGCTCCAAAAACCCAATTCCACTGCCGCACTGATCGATCTGGCCTAGTTGGGGGTGCTCCCTG GATAACTGTGCCATACCCATTCCAGTGGGGAGCACCGACTTTTGATGCTGGTGAATGCTTTGCCATGATGGCAGCTGCTTTTGTTGCTCTTGTGGAG TCTACTGGTGCTTTCATTGCGGTTTCACGGTACGCCAGTGCAACGCCATGCCCTCCTTCTGTTATGAGTCGCGGCATCGGTTGGCAG GGGGTTGGCATTTTGCTGGCCGGCTTATTTGGAACGGCTAATGGGTGCTCTGTATCTGT GGAAAATGCTGGGCTGCTAGGTTTGACACGTGTTGGCAGCCGGCGTGTGGTGCAGATTTCCGCTGGGTTTATGCTATTCTTCTCTATTCTCG GGAAATTTGGAGCTGTTTTCGCATCAATTCCGGGCCCAATAATCGCAGCCATATACTGTCTTCTCTTTGCATATGTTG GTATGGCAGGGGTCGGGTTCCTTCAGTTTTGCAACCTCAACAGCTTCCGAACAAAATTCATCCTGGGATTCTCCTTGTTCATGGGTATATCGGTTCCACAGTATTTCAATGAGTACACCTCTGTTGCAGGCTTTGGCCCGGTACACACGCACGCAAGATGG TTCAACGACATGATCAACGTGGTGTTCTCGTCGAAAGCGTTTGTCGGAGGCGCCACCGCCCTTCTCCTGGACAGCACCCTGCACAGGCACGACAGCACCGCCAGGAAGGACCGGGGCCACCATTTCTGGGACAGGTTCAGGTCTTTCAAGACAGACCCGAGAAGCGAGGAGTTCTACTCCCTGCCCTTCAACCTCAACAAGTTCTTCCCGTCCTTCTGA
- the LOC123101736 gene encoding uncharacterized protein, with protein MLEHDASDLSAFLGFIYSSSDGVINLRNRLSEDFSVSKCSTIADFARSINYGIPGHLLQLLEKFFSWRNWPLVTPHGEAATYEKMLRKFTIDEQTRENRHLDLLKCLKIGISELPQDCEIQDAKYHLFSSGEVVLEMIKVFIKFVENMSVRLQKVQISHPRGYDDVLGFAHFLTSKE; from the exons ATG CTAGAGCATGATGCATCAGATCTTTCTGCCTTCCTTGGTTTCATTTATTCATCAAGTGATGGTGTCATTAATCTCAGGAACAG ACTTTCAGAGGATTTTTCGGTTTCCAAATGTTCTACCATTGCTGATTTTGCAAGATCAATCAATTATGGCATTCCTGGACATCTACTACAATTGCTTGAGAAGTTCTTTTCATGGAGGAATTGGCCATTAGTCACACCACATGGTGAAGCAGCAACATATGAGAAAATGCTTAGAAAATTCACTATAGATGAACAGACGAGGGAAAACAGACACTTAGATTTATTAAAATGTCTAAAGATTGGAATTAGTGAATTACCTCAAGATTGTGAAATCCAG GATGCTAAGTACCATTTATTTTCTAGTGGTGAAGTTGTGCTAGAAATGATCAAGGTGTTCATAAAATTTGTGGAAAATATGTCCGTCCGTCTGCAAAAGGTGCAAATTTCCCATCCAAGAGGCTACGATGATGTTCTGGGGTTTGCACATTTCCTGACTAGCAAG GAATAG